ACAAATTGCCGACGAAACTGGCGGAACATACATCCCTTGGGATCCAGAAGACCCTTTGAATTCAGGTCACAGCACCATCGAGTCTCTCATTCGAGAACTCGAGTTTGATGAAAGCAAAAAAGAGAATGTTAAAGTACGAGATGAACTTTACTTATTCTTCCTACCCTTAGCCATCTTTTTGATCACCATTCGACTTTGGCTATCAGAATCAAAAAAGGCGAGTCAAGCTAGCCAACTCATCAGCTTCCTCTGCATTCTATTCCTCAGTAATCAGATCAATGCTCAAGCTCAACTTCCTCCTCAGCTGCCTTCCCCACAGGCGAAGCCCAAAGTGAGTCCTGAGGAAATCAAAAAGAAAATTGACAGCATCGAATCGACTATTTCCGCTCAAGTAGATGAACTTGAAGCTTACAGACGAGCATTAGCCATCGAACAGCAACTCCATGAACATCCCGAAGCCATTGCTGAACACCTAGAAAAGCTTTATCAAACAGCTGCGAAGCATCCTGAACTTAAAATGGCCGCACAAAGTAATCTCAATGCCTTTAAACATAAACAAGCCCTAGCCGCCGAGCCAGGAAAACAAAGCCAAGAACTCCAAACTGTGATCGATCAGTATATTGATCTACTGAGTGACTACCCTACGAGCACAAAGCTACAAGAAAATCTTGATTTAGCCCTGCAACAAAAACAAAAAGTTGATCAAGATCAAGAGCAGAACAAAGATCAGCAGAACAAAGATCAGCAGAACAAGGATCAACAGAACAAAGATCAACAGAACAAAGATCAACAGAACAAGGATCAGCAGAACAAGGATCAGCAGAACAAAGATCAGCAGAACAAAGATCAACAGAACAAAGATCAACAGAACAAAAAAGTAGATCCCAACGAACAACAATCAGACGATCCGCAAAAAAGCCAGCCTAAACAGCAAGAACAAAACGAAATGACCGAAGCTGAAGCAAATGCGGCCTTTCAAGATGAACTAAAAAGGCAGCAGCAGCTCCGCGACCTCATCCGTCGCAATCGCGAACAACGCAATAAACGTCAACACTTCAACCCCGAACAGGATAAATAAGAATGAAAGCCTTCTCCCTCATTTTAATCTTATTTTCTTGCCTACTGTCCGCCGAAATTCGCCATCAGTACACGCTACCGAACAACACCGACGAACTCGGCCAACTTTACATTAACAGTAATCAAGACCTCAACCTATCGACCTTACCAAAAATTGAAGGTCTCATTTGGGGCTCCCCCTCAGTATCCAGCAACACGTCAATTATTAATGGTCGACGTTCTCATTCCAGCAGTGTCAGAATCAACTTTAAAGCTTTAAAACCTGGTGACTTTACGATCCCAGCCTTCAAAATTTCAGGCCACGAAGTTCCCGCTATTGATTTCAAAGTGCAAGCCAGCCCCTATGACGATGCCTATTTCATTAAAACGAAAATTGAGCACGAAGGTGACTCTCTGTATCCTGGCCAGTTCTTTCGTTTAAAAGTCGACATCTACCTTGACCAGCAATATGCCATTCAAGGCGATTTCCCAATTCCAGAACTAACTTCAGAGGGTCTTAAATTTAGAAGTTTTGCCAATCGTAGCTCACAAAACAAACATATTGAAGACTACCAACAAACTGAAACTCAATTCAATGGAAAAACTTATCACCTCATTAGCTTCAATTATGTTGTCAGTGCCCTCATTAATGGTGAGTATCTGGTGAGTACCGATCACAATTTGCGCATCATCAAGCGTTCAGGCACCCCAGGCATCAACCGTCCGATCACATTACAAAGACAAGTTTCTTTTCCAAAAATCAAAATCAAAACTCTCCCACCAGCACCAGCTGATGCCA
The sequence above is a segment of the Lentisphaera araneosa HTCC2155 genome. Coding sequences within it:
- a CDS encoding Cys-every-fifth RiPP peptide CefA, whose product is MIVVRWDLLFCSVDLCSVDLCSADLCSADPCSADPCSVDLCSVDLCSVDPCSADLCSADLCSALDLDQLFVFVAGLNQDFLVALCS